The Methanobacterium formicicum DSM 3637 nucleotide sequence CTCACCGCCCAACAACGGAGGGATATGCAGGAGGATAAGAGAAGGATGGTCGTGGCAAAAATATCCCGCGAAGCCATAAATCCTCAAACAAAACTCCCCCACCCTGCTAGAAGGATTGAAATAGCCATGGAAGAGGCTAAAGTCCGGATAGATCCCTTTAAGAGTGTGGATGAGCAGGTAAATATCACTCTAAAAGCCATCCGTAAGTTAATACCCATAAGGCTTGAAAAAGTGAAAGTAGCCATCCACATACCTGGAGAGGATACTGGACGGGTTTATGGAGTTATACCTGAATTCGGGAAAACCATAAAAGAAGAATGGCAACAGGACGGATCATGGGTTGCTGTAGTGGAAATCCCTGGTGGTATGCAGGAAGGTTTCTATCAAAAACTCTCCGAGATTACCCATGGACAGGTTGAATCCAAACTCTTAAAATAAAACTTCTTTAGCCTAATAAAGGAGGCAAAACGTGTTATTAGTAGAAGATAAACAGATAGTAATTCCGGGTGAGATCTTAGCAGAAGGGGACTATCACTCAGGAAGAGGAACTTTCAAGGAAGAAGACAAGGTATGCTCTTCTCTGGTCGGCCTGGTGGCTGTTAGGGATAAAAAAATCAGTGTCATACCATTACAGAGTAAATACATTCCTAAAAGGGGAGACGTGGTTATTGGTAAAGTATCTGATATCCGCTTTTCCATGTGGAACCTGGACATAAACTCACCTTACTCTGGAATATTACCTGCAGCAGAAGTTTTCGGTAAGGAAAAAAGAGACTTAAACCGGGCTTTCAATGTGGGAGATGTACTTTTCCTGCGCGTGGTGGATGTTGACGAAGTTAAAAAGGTAAAACTTGGTCTCAAAGGTAGAGGACTTGGTAAATTCCGTGGAGGAATCCTCATAAACATTACCCCCACCAAGGTGCCCCGACTCATAGGTAAAAAAGGATCCATGATCAACATGATCAAAGACCAGACCAGATGTGAAGTAGTGGTAGGTCAAAATGGAGTAGTCTGGGTTAAAGGAAAACCAGAGATGGAAAGAGTGGTGCAGAAGGTTGTTAAAACCATCGAAGAAGAAGCACACACATCTGGCCTCACTGACAGGATAAGGGACATGTTACTGGAACTTCTCGGTGAAAAAACCGAAAAACCAGATACTAAAAAACCAGATACAAAAGAAGAAGATGAATATGAGGAAGAATTGATTCAGTAAGGGGTGATTATTATTCTAACCAGCAAATCAATTGGAGAAAATAGTAAAGGAAGTTTCATAACTTCTGCCACTAAAAAAAGACCAGATGGAAGGGCTTTTGATGAACTGAGGCCCTTGAAAATAGAAGCAGGAGTCCTGGAAAGAGCCGATGGATCTGCATACGTGGAAATCGGCGATAACAAGGTCCTAGCAGCTGTTTATGGTCCCAGAGAACTGCACGTACGCAGATTATTAAAACCTAACATGGCCATACTGCGCTGCCGATACAACATGGCACCATTTTCGGTGGATGACCGGAAAAGACCAGGACCAGACCGCAGATCAGTGGAAATATCCAAGATAACTACAGAAGCCCTTAACCCTGCAGTTTTCCTGGAAAAATTCCCCAGATCAACAATTGACATTTTCATAGAAGTCATTCAAGCAGAAGGTGGAACCCGATGTGCAGGTATAACCGCAGCCTCCGTGGCACTGGCCGATGCAGGCATACCCATGCGGGACATGGTATCCGCCTGTGCAGCTGGTAAAGCTGATGGACAGGTTATCATGGACCTATCAGAATGGGAAGATAAGGAAGGAGAAGCTGACTTACCAATAGCCATGATGCCACGCACCGGGGACATAACCCTGCTACAGATGGATGGACACCTCACTGACGATGAATTCGAAAAGGCACTGGATCTAGCTATAAAAGGATGTAAAATCATCAGCGAAGAACAGAAAAAAGCCATAAAGAACAGGTACGGTGATTAAGATGGTACAAAGCATAGTTCCAGAGATCATAAGGGAAAGTGTTGCTAACCTCATCAAGAACGGAGAAAGAGCAGACGGAAGAGCCCTGGACCAGTACCGGGAAGTGACAATTGAAACCGGTGTCATTAAAAAAGCAGAAGGTTCCGCCCGGGTTAAAATAGGTAACACCCAGATAATAGTGGGTGCCAAACCCCAGATCGGTGAACCATTCCCTGACACACCCAACGTGGGTGTTTTAATAACCAACTCTGAACTCGTACCCATGGCAGCCCCTAACTTCGAAGCAGGACCTCCCAATGAAACTTCAGTGGAACTGTCCAGAGTAACCGACCGCTGTGTAAGGGAAGGGAAAGTAGTGGACCTGGAAAAACTGGTCATCATCCCTGGAAAGAAAGTCTGGATGATATTCCTGGACCTGCACGTAATTGATTACGATGGCAACCTCATGGATGCCGCAGTTCTGGGTAGTGTAGCTGCCCTGATGAATACCAAAATCCCAAGCACAACCATTGAGGATGATGAAGTTGTAATTGACTATGAAACCATGGTTCCAATTCCAATCGCAGAACAACCCCTCATGTGCACCCTGGCCAAGATCGGTGGAGAACTAGTGGCAGATCCTTCCCTGGAAGAAGATGATGTCCTGGATGCCAGAATATCCATAGGTGTGCGAGTCGATGGAAGTATCTGCGCCATGCAAAAAGGTGGATCAGTACCACTCACACGTGAAGAAATTTTGAAAGCTGTTAAAATAGCTCAAACCAAGACTAAAGAACTTCGTGAGTTCATCCCCAAAGCATAACTTGAGCAGATAAATTTGATCTTAAAAAAAGGAGAATCTTTGGTTTAATTAAAGAATCTTTGGTTTAATGGAAGAGTCTTTGGTTAAATAGAATGAATCTTTGGTTAAATTGAAGAGCCTTCGGTTAGTTAAGAATTTTCAAATAAAAAAAATTCATAAGATCAAAAAAGTTTATACAGCGTAACTAACATAGTACAGTGACCAGGTAATTTGGATGAATAAACATCCGGATTCCTTTCATTTTAAAAAAATAACAAACTAACAAGGTGATAATTATGGCAAGAACTAAAAAAGTAGGAGTAACCGGAAGATTCGGAGCCCGGTACGGTAGGAAAGCTAAAAGAACCGTAAAAAGCATCGAAGACAACATGAAGAAGAATCACACCTGTCCTAAATGTGATCGACCTGGAGTTAAACGGACCGCAGCAGGAATATGGAAATGCCGCAAATGCGGAGCAGTATTCACTGGCGGAGCATACATGCCCAACACCCCAATGGGTAAAACCGCTACCAGGAACATTAAGAGGATTGTTGGAGGTTTATAATTGTATAAATGTGATAAATGTGGTACACTGGTAGATATCAAAGGTTACACAGAATCCAAGTGTCCCAGCTGCCGTTACCGGATACTCTTCAAGGAGATCCCCCCGGTCAGGCGACAAGTACAAGCCAGATAAAATCTTGTAGATGGGCATCTTTAACAGATTCCATCAGGATTCTATCCCTTTAGATTTTATCCCTAGGATTTTATCCCTTCAAGATTTTATCCTTTAAGATTTTATCACTAGAATTTTATCCTAAAGATTCTATTAAATATAATAGGGTGCCTTAAATATCTTTAAAATACCATTTGGATTTTTTAGATCTCTTTAAAGTTCATAGGATTGTTTTAGATCTCTATATCCATCATATATTTTATCAGAGATCTTTTTTAATCAGAGATCTTATTTAAATCCCTATATTCCTTGATCCCAATCATATTCTGGTTATTTCATGTTAATTACCACTTCCCGAAAACCATCCCAGAGGACCCGAACATTCTGCCGAGGTCTTGAACGAGTATTAAAAGCTCGCTGCGTAAACCGTGGTAAAATGAGCCTCAGGGATGTCTTTTTAAAGGCAAAGGAAATGGAAACCGACAGGGTGGCTGTGGTATTTGAAAGAAACGGAAACCCCAACCGGATGGATTTCTACCAGGATGGAGAACTATTCATCAGTCTACTGATAACCGTGGACTTTTCCCTCCCCAAGGGAAGAATGGAAAAGGATAACCTCTGCATCCGCTGTGAAGTGGATGAGTTAAAAGATCTATCCACGGAAATATTTGCAATTCCCCCTGAAGATTCCATAACGGATTTGCAGGGGAAAAATCATGATTGCAACCTTCTACTCATCAGAACCAGCAAACAGAAATCCAGACCTTTAATTGAATTTTTCGATGGAAAAGGCCAGGCCACTGGGCCACGCATTTACCTTCAGGAATGGAAACTAGCAGGTGATGAGGATAAAAGCTCTTAAACAGGTTGAAAGTCGGATTGAACTTGAATTTCCATCATCTAGTGATGCAGAAATCGTTCTTCGGGCTATTGAACCAGAAATCAGTGGATCACCCTCGGAGCGAACCAGTACTGAGATTGAATCTGAGGGTAACATTCTAAAGATCTCAATCACTGCACAGGACACAACATCCCTTAGAGCATCCCTGAATTCATACCTGAGATGGGTAATGCTTTCCAACGAGATCCTAGAATTAAAAAATTTAAAGAATTAAAAACATTGAATATTCAGGAAGTTATTAAATTAAATAGAAGTTCATTGAATTAAATGATCATAAGTTATTCAATCAACTGATCTTAAATTACCAATATTCAATTAAATGATCGAAATTATTCAATTAGCTGATCCTAAATTACCAATAGTAATTAATGGTCATAAAAATTACTGATCATAGACTTATACTTAGTTACAATATTAGAGGTGAAAATATGGAAATTCCCCAAAATATCCAACATCAATTAGCACAATTCCAGCAGATGCAACAGCAGGCTCAGGCCATAACCATGCAGAAACAGAACGTGGATATGCAGATAAAAGAAACTGAAAAGGCCCTTGAAGAACTGGAAAAAGTGGCAGATGATGCAGAAGTTTACAA carries:
- a CDS encoding ribosome assembly factor SBDS, which encodes MITLENAVIARLEYYGERFEILVDPDLASDFKRGDDIQIEEILAVEEVFKDAKKGDKASEEAMNKAFETTDPLEAAVIIIRKGQVQLTAQQRRDMQEDKRRMVVAKISREAINPQTKLPHPARRIEIAMEEAKVRIDPFKSVDEQVNITLKAIRKLIPIRLEKVKVAIHIPGEDTGRVYGVIPEFGKTIKEEWQQDGSWVAVVEIPGGMQEGFYQKLSEITHGQVESKLLK
- the rrp4 gene encoding exosome complex RNA-binding protein Rrp4, which encodes MLLVEDKQIVIPGEILAEGDYHSGRGTFKEEDKVCSSLVGLVAVRDKKISVIPLQSKYIPKRGDVVIGKVSDIRFSMWNLDINSPYSGILPAAEVFGKEKRDLNRAFNVGDVLFLRVVDVDEVKKVKLGLKGRGLGKFRGGILINITPTKVPRLIGKKGSMINMIKDQTRCEVVVGQNGVVWVKGKPEMERVVQKVVKTIEEEAHTSGLTDRIRDMLLELLGEKTEKPDTKKPDTKEEDEYEEELIQ
- the rrp41 gene encoding exosome complex exonuclease Rrp41, with amino-acid sequence MTSATKKRPDGRAFDELRPLKIEAGVLERADGSAYVEIGDNKVLAAVYGPRELHVRRLLKPNMAILRCRYNMAPFSVDDRKRPGPDRRSVEISKITTEALNPAVFLEKFPRSTIDIFIEVIQAEGGTRCAGITAASVALADAGIPMRDMVSACAAGKADGQVIMDLSEWEDKEGEADLPIAMMPRTGDITLLQMDGHLTDDEFEKALDLAIKGCKIISEEQKKAIKNRYGD
- the rpl37A gene encoding 50S ribosomal protein L37Ae, which produces MARTKKVGVTGRFGARYGRKAKRTVKSIEDNMKKNHTCPKCDRPGVKRTAAGIWKCRKCGAVFTGGAYMPNTPMGKTATRNIKRIVGGL
- a CDS encoding Brix domain-containing protein, giving the protein MLITTSRKPSQRTRTFCRGLERVLKARCVNRGKMSLRDVFLKAKEMETDRVAVVFERNGNPNRMDFYQDGELFISLLITVDFSLPKGRMEKDNLCIRCEVDELKDLSTEIFAIPPEDSITDLQGKNHDCNLLLIRTSKQKSRPLIEFFDGKGQATGPRIYLQEWKLAGDEDKSS
- a CDS encoding DNA-directed RNA polymerase subunit P — encoded protein: MYKCDKCGTLVDIKGYTESKCPSCRYRILFKEIPPVRRQVQAR
- a CDS encoding KEOPS complex subunit Pcc1, coding for MRIKALKQVESRIELEFPSSSDAEIVLRAIEPEISGSPSERTSTEIESEGNILKISITAQDTTSLRASLNSYLRWVMLSNEILELKNLKN
- the rrp42 gene encoding exosome complex protein Rrp42 — encoded protein: MVQSIVPEIIRESVANLIKNGERADGRALDQYREVTIETGVIKKAEGSARVKIGNTQIIVGAKPQIGEPFPDTPNVGVLITNSELVPMAAPNFEAGPPNETSVELSRVTDRCVREGKVVDLEKLVIIPGKKVWMIFLDLHVIDYDGNLMDAAVLGSVAALMNTKIPSTTIEDDEVVIDYETMVPIPIAEQPLMCTLAKIGGELVADPSLEEDDVLDARISIGVRVDGSICAMQKGGSVPLTREEILKAVKIAQTKTKELREFIPKA